The following proteins are co-located in the Echinicola sp. 20G genome:
- a CDS encoding family 20 glycosylhydrolase: protein MKKQLWMIVLACLCLGTVQAQQSNIPSIIPNPASMELLEGQFILNEEVYIIAKDEISRKSASLFNDFLQKQYHLSLPITEQDQKGSTIKLNLTPNAEKPEAYHLKVESEGITISGDHSGIFYGLQSTLQLISNNGTQLSVPAINIQDEPEFAYRGIMLDVSRHFFEVDQIKKMIDLMAYFKFNKMHWHLTEDQGWRLEIKKYPKLTEISAWRDSTIIGQYYDFKPFIYDGVKHGGYYTQEEAKEVVKYAAERMITVIPEIELPGHSSAALAAYPEFGSFDMDGDKPEDSKPLSGSIMAMKENGEPYDNDLNTQVPGFWGVHPNIYGVKEETFQFLEDVLTEVMEIFPSEYIHIGGDEVPKDHWKTSPISQRLIKKEKLADEHELQSYFVTRMEKFLNENGRKLIGWDEILEGGLAPNATVMSWRGEKGGIAAAKMSHDVIMTPNSHMYFDHYQAEDKITEPLAIGGFLPLEKVYSYSPRPESLSSEEQKFILGVQANLWTEYIATSNKMEYHLFPRALALSEVAWTNANNKNYKEFSEERLPTRLAELEQMKVFYRVPEADVQITKDAKTGRHKVTITSFVKGSKIYYTVDGHKADQTANLYRGSFLSPFTGTGQDNLTLNYIIVTPEGRQSNQFSVTIE, encoded by the coding sequence ATGAAAAAGCAACTTTGGATGATTGTATTGGCTTGCCTTTGTCTTGGTACGGTCCAAGCGCAACAGAGCAATATTCCATCCATCATCCCCAATCCGGCCAGCATGGAGCTACTTGAAGGCCAATTTATCCTTAATGAAGAGGTATATATTATCGCTAAGGATGAAATTTCAAGAAAGTCAGCCTCACTTTTCAACGATTTTCTCCAAAAGCAATATCATCTATCTCTTCCCATCACCGAACAAGACCAAAAAGGAAGTACGATTAAACTAAACCTTACACCCAACGCTGAAAAACCTGAAGCTTACCATCTAAAAGTAGAAAGCGAAGGCATTACTATTTCCGGTGATCACAGCGGCATTTTTTATGGCCTCCAGTCAACGCTTCAGTTAATCTCCAATAATGGAACGCAATTAAGCGTACCTGCTATAAACATCCAGGATGAGCCTGAATTTGCCTATAGGGGAATTATGCTCGATGTAAGCCGCCACTTCTTCGAAGTTGATCAGATCAAAAAAATGATTGATTTAATGGCCTATTTTAAGTTCAACAAAATGCATTGGCATTTGACAGAAGACCAAGGCTGGAGATTGGAAATAAAAAAATACCCAAAGCTGACAGAAATTTCAGCTTGGAGGGACAGCACCATCATTGGCCAGTATTATGATTTTAAGCCGTTTATTTATGATGGTGTAAAGCATGGCGGTTACTATACCCAAGAAGAAGCCAAGGAAGTGGTAAAATACGCTGCTGAAAGAATGATCACCGTAATTCCTGAGATAGAACTTCCTGGCCACAGTTCAGCTGCATTAGCTGCATACCCTGAATTTGGCAGCTTCGACATGGATGGCGACAAACCTGAGGACAGTAAACCTTTATCAGGCAGCATTATGGCCATGAAAGAAAATGGCGAACCATATGACAACGACCTGAATACACAAGTACCAGGTTTCTGGGGAGTACATCCTAACATATACGGTGTCAAAGAAGAAACTTTTCAATTCCTTGAAGATGTATTGACAGAAGTAATGGAAATCTTCCCAAGTGAATACATCCACATCGGTGGTGATGAAGTACCAAAAGACCATTGGAAAACTTCACCAATTTCCCAAAGGCTAATCAAAAAGGAAAAGTTAGCTGACGAACATGAGCTACAAAGCTATTTTGTAACAAGAATGGAAAAGTTTCTTAACGAAAACGGAAGAAAGCTAATTGGCTGGGATGAAATCCTGGAGGGTGGTTTAGCACCAAACGCCACTGTAATGAGCTGGAGAGGTGAAAAAGGAGGAATCGCTGCTGCAAAAATGAGTCATGATGTCATTATGACTCCAAACAGCCACATGTACTTTGACCATTACCAAGCCGAAGACAAAATCACCGAACCTCTTGCAATTGGCGGCTTCCTACCTTTAGAAAAAGTTTATAGCTATTCTCCAAGACCAGAATCATTATCATCAGAAGAGCAAAAGTTCATCTTAGGCGTGCAAGCCAACTTATGGACAGAATATATTGCCACAAGCAATAAGATGGAATACCACCTATTTCCTAGAGCCTTAGCACTTTCAGAAGTAGCTTGGACCAATGCCAATAACAAGAATTATAAGGAGTTCTCGGAAGAAAGACTTCCAACCCGACTAGCAGAGCTGGAACAAATGAAGGTCTTTTACAGGGTTCCTGAAGCAGATGTCCAAATTACCAAGGATGCTAAAACAGGAAGACATAAAGTAACTATCACCTCCTTTGTTAAAGGCAGCAAAATATACTATACCGTGGACGGACACAAAGCGGATCAAACTGCCAACCTCTACAGGGGATCTTTCCTTTCGCCCTTTACAGGAACAGGCCAAGACAACTTGACCCTAAACTATATCATTGTAACTCCTGAAGGAAGACAAAGCAATCAGTTCTCTGTAACTATTGAATAG
- the agaR gene encoding transcriptional repressor AgaR, which produces MKKTAQRRSRILEVLDEHGQVNVSELSKEMGVSEVTIRNDLANLERNKLLVRAHGGAFKTNNMALPVTEKKKINLDLKRKIGKKAVSMIEENDSIILDSGTTTFEISNNLGKFERLTVISNALDIVNNLASYDNLEVMMPGGFLKEFSMSLVGPMAERNLKQLHCNKLFLGVDGFKADVGVFTHYMEEAYLNQIMIDIAEEVIVVSDSTKFKKIGLAFISGFNSVHKVITDDRIETEYVKMLERNNVEVIIAS; this is translated from the coding sequence ATGAAAAAGACGGCGCAGCGTAGGTCCAGGATTTTGGAGGTTTTGGATGAACATGGTCAGGTTAATGTAAGTGAGCTTAGCAAAGAGATGGGGGTAAGTGAGGTGACTATCCGAAATGACTTGGCCAACTTAGAAAGAAATAAACTTTTAGTGAGAGCACATGGTGGCGCATTCAAGACGAATAATATGGCCCTGCCGGTCACTGAAAAGAAAAAAATCAACCTTGACCTCAAAAGAAAAATCGGTAAAAAGGCCGTGTCCATGATAGAAGAGAATGACTCTATTATCTTGGATTCAGGGACTACAACTTTTGAGATTTCCAATAATTTAGGAAAATTCGAAAGGTTAACAGTGATCAGCAATGCATTGGATATTGTAAATAACCTTGCTAGCTATGATAATCTTGAGGTGATGATGCCGGGAGGTTTTCTAAAAGAATTTTCAATGTCTTTGGTCGGACCAATGGCAGAAAGGAACTTAAAGCAGCTTCACTGTAACAAATTGTTTTTAGGAGTGGATGGCTTTAAAGCTGATGTAGGAGTATTTACGCATTATATGGAAGAGGCTTATCTCAATCAAATCATGATCGATATTGCTGAAGAAGTGATTGTGGTTTCGGACTCTACTAAATTTAAGAAAATTGGTTTAGCTTTTATTTCAGGGTTTAACAGTGTACACAAAGTGATTACTGATGATCGTATAGAGACTGAATATGTAAAAATGCTTGAAAGAAATAATGTGGAGGTGATTATAGCAAGTTGA
- a CDS encoding LysR substrate-binding domain-containing protein, with protein sequence MEIRQLKYFMVLSEELHFHKAAEKLCIVQPALSKQLKLLEEELGIALLQRDKRNVKLTAAGKYFKAEIRVILDQLELVKSHTRLIQEGEKGEIRIGYVGSCIHTFLPDVLTEMHNSFPHIQTYLNEMTSSTQLEAIKNGELDIAFLRNPYPDPLYGSQLVFRETFSLVLPENHHTSEHNFQGLSQLANEEFILPTRADGELYYRVQLSICEDSGFSPRIAHETVHGHTVLNLVGHGLGITFLPTSFEEVSNAAVKFIPLPNINQRAEITALWNKENPNPSLKKLLNFIPRPE encoded by the coding sequence ATGGAGATTCGTCAACTCAAATATTTCATGGTATTATCGGAAGAGCTGCATTTTCACAAAGCCGCAGAGAAACTATGTATTGTTCAACCTGCTCTCTCAAAACAACTTAAATTGCTAGAAGAAGAGCTGGGAATAGCCTTACTTCAAAGAGATAAACGAAATGTGAAGCTAACAGCTGCTGGCAAATATTTTAAAGCAGAAATTAGGGTAATATTAGACCAACTTGAGTTGGTCAAAAGCCATACTAGACTAATCCAAGAAGGCGAAAAGGGAGAAATTAGAATTGGCTATGTAGGATCCTGTATCCATACTTTCTTACCTGATGTTTTGACAGAAATGCATAATTCCTTTCCCCATATCCAAACTTACCTTAACGAAATGACCTCGTCTACCCAACTGGAGGCCATAAAAAATGGAGAACTGGACATTGCCTTCTTGAGGAACCCGTACCCTGATCCATTATACGGCAGCCAACTGGTCTTTAGGGAAACCTTTTCATTGGTCTTACCAGAGAACCACCACACAAGCGAGCATAATTTTCAAGGGCTTTCCCAATTAGCAAATGAAGAATTTATCCTTCCTACACGAGCTGATGGAGAGCTTTATTATCGTGTACAGTTAAGTATTTGTGAAGACAGTGGCTTTTCACCGCGAATAGCCCATGAAACCGTTCACGGACATACTGTCTTAAACTTGGTGGGGCATGGCCTAGGAATTACATTTTTACCTACCTCTTTTGAAGAGGTCTCCAACGCTGCAGTAAAGTTCATCCCACTACCCAACATCAATCAAAGAGCGGAAATCACCGCGCTATGGAACAAGGAAAACCCTAACCCCAGCCTCAAAAAACTACTAAACTTTATCCCTCGACCGGAATAA
- a CDS encoding endonuclease/exonuclease/phosphatase family protein: MKTVKTLLTLITALAFTLISKAQNTEFTILTYNIYHGEQAYQKGKPNLDDIAKLIKDLDPDFVALQEVDSMTQRTAEVYDGKAVDLVNELASKTGMHGFFAKAIDYSGGGYGEGLLSKNPAELSKIDLPIPQGGERRAMALASYKLKNGQTITFGATHLCHQFDPNRIAQTEAIVEHLEKKAGPSIVAGDLNFKPETTPYQILEKGYIDAAASYGNPQLTIPYENPRSRIDYVWLSKNSNWEITEVKVIPVGFSDHMPVLVKVVLKD; this comes from the coding sequence ATGAAGACCGTCAAAACTTTACTCACCCTCATTACAGCACTTGCTTTTACATTAATCTCAAAAGCGCAAAATACAGAATTCACTATTTTGACCTATAATATATATCATGGTGAACAAGCCTATCAGAAAGGAAAACCAAACCTCGACGACATTGCCAAGTTAATCAAAGATCTTGACCCTGATTTTGTAGCACTCCAGGAAGTTGACAGCATGACCCAGAGAACCGCTGAGGTTTATGACGGCAAAGCAGTAGACTTGGTTAATGAATTGGCATCAAAAACAGGAATGCACGGCTTCTTCGCTAAGGCAATCGACTATAGTGGCGGAGGATATGGAGAAGGATTACTCAGTAAAAACCCTGCAGAATTAAGCAAGATAGACTTACCGATTCCTCAAGGTGGGGAAAGAAGAGCAATGGCCTTAGCCAGTTACAAGCTCAAGAATGGGCAAACCATTACCTTTGGGGCTACCCATTTGTGTCATCAATTCGACCCTAATCGAATCGCTCAGACAGAAGCAATTGTAGAGCATCTTGAGAAAAAGGCTGGACCAAGCATAGTTGCCGGAGACTTGAATTTCAAGCCTGAAACCACTCCCTACCAAATTTTAGAAAAAGGTTATATCGATGCCGCGGCCTCGTATGGTAACCCACAACTCACTATCCCTTATGAAAACCCTAGATCACGAATCGATTACGTATGGCTCTCCAAAAATTCAAATTGGGAAATCACTGAAGTAAAAGTAATTCCAGTTGGTTTCTCCGACCATATGCCAGTTTTGGTAAAAGTGGTTCTAAAAGACTAA